One Phycisphaerae bacterium RAS2 DNA window includes the following coding sequences:
- the pgaC_4 gene encoding Poly-beta-1,6-N-acetyl-D-glucosamine synthase, with the protein MTNADATIIIPNYNGMRFLPDLMASLGRQSLGGARVMVVDDASTDESCAYLRSRHPTVTVLRNERNLGFAGTCNAGLRTATTTFVVLLNNDTTVDEDWLAAGLAAFDAPDIAAVASLVVLADPPHRIDSAGDVYSVVGGAAKRCHGQPREAAGDLPREVFSACGASAFYRREAIARLGCLDERMVSYYEDVDMGLRLAWAGYRCVFEAQSVCYHRLSASYDPRGWNYHFNSARNAEIIWQALVPPPTRDEFTASRRVFLSIQAAHKWRLGCLKAHRAGRRAAAQAVDWIAHKRLEVAKSAADSGVTAEQIAARLERDWWRLHVWGRR; encoded by the coding sequence ATGACGAATGCCGACGCGACGATCATCATTCCGAATTACAACGGAATGCGGTTTCTGCCCGATTTGATGGCGTCGCTCGGGCGACAAAGCCTCGGCGGGGCCCGCGTGATGGTGGTCGATGACGCCTCGACGGACGAAAGCTGCGCCTATCTGCGCAGCAGGCACCCAACGGTGACGGTGCTGCGAAACGAGCGCAACCTCGGCTTCGCCGGAACCTGCAACGCAGGGCTGCGCACCGCGACCACGACATTCGTCGTACTTCTCAACAACGACACCACCGTCGACGAGGATTGGCTGGCGGCAGGCCTCGCGGCGTTCGACGCGCCGGACATCGCCGCCGTGGCTTCGCTCGTGGTGCTGGCCGATCCGCCGCATCGAATCGACTCCGCGGGCGACGTGTACTCCGTCGTCGGCGGCGCAGCAAAGCGCTGCCACGGTCAACCGCGCGAGGCGGCCGGCGATCTGCCGCGCGAGGTGTTTTCCGCCTGCGGCGCGTCGGCGTTCTATCGGCGCGAGGCGATCGCGCGACTCGGCTGCCTTGACGAGCGAATGGTGAGCTACTACGAAGACGTGGACATGGGCCTTCGACTGGCCTGGGCGGGCTATCGCTGTGTGTTCGAGGCGCAGTCCGTGTGCTATCACCGGTTGAGCGCATCGTACGACCCGCGCGGCTGGAATTATCACTTCAATTCCGCGCGCAACGCCGAGATCATCTGGCAGGCGCTGGTGCCGCCGCCAACAAGAGACGAATTCACCGCCTCGCGGCGCGTGTTTCTGTCGATCCAGGCAGCGCACAAGTGGCGATTGGGCTGCCTGAAAGCGCACCGCGCCGGCCGACGCGCCGCCGCCCAGGCCGTAGATTGGATCGCACACAAGCGCCTTGAAGTAGCGAAGTCGGCCGCCGATTCCGGAGTCACGGCGGAGCAAATCGCGGCGCGACTGGAACGCGATTGGTGGCGATTGCACGTTTGGGGGCGGCGCTAG
- the wbbL gene encoding N-acetylglucosaminyl-diphospho-decaprenol L-rhamnosyltransferase yields the protein MISVLCVNYRSVDDVADLAASLRASVNISTPIELIVTNNSPEQPLKLESDSRLTVRVFEAPNIGFAAGVNHALRHSNGDRIMIANPDVTVQPDTLAAACDYLDAHPEVGIVLPRLINPDGTDQASIRRFYTWPVVLFARTPLRALGYRPKFFCEYLYDSLPRDQPIDVDWGIGAAMFLRRADCEGGIFDERFFLYFEDVDLCLRTWQRGRRVVYCPHLACLHAHRRASSNPFSGAGWMHLRSMVRFIRKHRGLPQRPVNRATPSAAQDE from the coding sequence ATGATCAGCGTGCTGTGCGTCAATTATCGAAGCGTCGACGATGTCGCGGACCTGGCGGCGAGCCTCCGCGCGTCGGTCAACATCTCGACGCCCATTGAGTTGATCGTCACAAACAACTCGCCCGAACAGCCACTGAAGCTCGAATCCGATTCCCGTTTAACGGTGCGCGTCTTTGAGGCACCGAACATCGGTTTTGCCGCCGGCGTCAATCATGCCCTGCGTCACAGCAACGGCGACCGGATCATGATCGCCAATCCCGACGTGACCGTGCAACCCGATACGCTCGCCGCCGCATGCGATTATCTCGATGCTCATCCCGAGGTCGGCATCGTCCTGCCGCGTCTGATCAACCCCGACGGCACGGATCAGGCGTCGATCCGCCGGTTCTACACATGGCCCGTGGTGCTCTTCGCGCGCACGCCGCTCCGCGCACTGGGTTATCGCCCGAAGTTCTTTTGCGAGTACCTCTACGACTCGCTGCCTCGCGATCAGCCCATCGATGTCGACTGGGGCATCGGCGCGGCCATGTTCCTGCGCCGGGCGGACTGCGAGGGCGGCATCTTTGACGAGCGGTTCTTCCTGTACTTCGAGGATGTCGATCTTTGTCTGCGTACGTGGCAGCGGGGCCGGCGGGTCGTCTATTGCCCGCATCTGGCCTGCCTGCACGCCCATCGCCGCGCGAGCAGCAACCCCTTCAGCGGCGCGGGTTGGATGCACCTCCGCAGCATGGTGCGATTCATCCGCAAACATCGCGGCCTGCCGCAACGGCCCGTGAACCGCGCAACGCCCTCCGCCGCTCAAGATGAATGA
- a CDS encoding hypothetical protein (PSP1 C-terminal conserved region), giving the protein MVAQLPVINDALTGSRSFSPSSCNPNGQCGNGLEKVYPTCAVRHGYMNYIGEFRYAPGMLFGCGAKVVVQTARGIEIGQMVSLTCSGCEKSVRRDQLLDYVKNSGPDFYTLKAGRILRVATPQDLDEDRHISADAATKLRRAREIAVGLDLPLKFVACEHLFGGERIIFHFMADGRIDFRELVRQLAHEYHTRIEMHQVGARDEARLVADYEICGRECCCKNFLKTLRPVTMRMAKLQKATLDPAKVSGRCGRLRCCLRYEHEGYEELDKKLPRNGVRVRTDRGVGTIRDRQVLTQLLTIQYDRDNQVETVGIEALLERDLPKLPPLPPGEMPGGDRGRPQRPRREPDRRAGRPTDRPPMSESSSTDAAAEQPALPPAPMEAEHHGPDPSPDEPGFAEGVLDQEQGANAAAQDSEQDRGSRGRRRRRRGRRGRRPDGGGESGGAAGDSSTEPGPPNA; this is encoded by the coding sequence ATGGTCGCACAACTACCCGTCATCAATGACGCGCTTACGGGAAGCCGCAGCTTCTCGCCGAGTTCGTGCAACCCGAACGGCCAATGCGGCAACGGGCTGGAGAAGGTCTATCCGACCTGCGCCGTTCGCCACGGGTACATGAACTACATCGGGGAGTTTCGATACGCGCCCGGGATGCTGTTCGGCTGCGGGGCGAAGGTCGTGGTTCAGACAGCTCGCGGCATCGAGATCGGGCAGATGGTCAGCCTGACGTGCAGCGGCTGCGAAAAGTCCGTCCGGCGCGATCAGTTGCTCGATTATGTGAAGAACAGCGGACCGGATTTCTACACGCTTAAGGCCGGGCGAATCCTTCGCGTGGCCACGCCGCAGGACCTCGACGAAGATCGGCACATCAGCGCCGACGCGGCGACAAAGCTAAGGCGCGCGCGGGAGATTGCCGTCGGGCTGGACCTGCCGCTCAAGTTCGTCGCCTGTGAGCATCTCTTCGGCGGCGAGCGGATTATCTTTCACTTCATGGCTGACGGGCGAATCGATTTTCGCGAACTGGTTCGCCAGCTTGCCCACGAATACCACACGCGCATCGAGATGCACCAGGTCGGCGCGCGCGACGAAGCGAGACTCGTGGCCGACTATGAAATCTGCGGGCGCGAGTGCTGCTGCAAGAACTTCCTCAAGACGCTTCGGCCCGTGACGATGCGCATGGCCAAGCTGCAGAAAGCGACGCTGGACCCGGCGAAGGTGTCGGGCCGGTGCGGCCGACTGCGCTGCTGTCTGCGTTATGAGCATGAGGGGTACGAAGAACTCGACAAGAAGCTGCCGCGCAATGGGGTGCGCGTGCGAACGGATCGTGGCGTAGGGACGATCCGCGATCGGCAGGTGCTCACGCAACTGCTCACCATTCAGTATGACCGGGATAATCAGGTTGAAACGGTCGGGATCGAGGCGCTGTTGGAGCGTGATTTACCCAAACTGCCGCCGTTGCCGCCGGGCGAGATGCCGGGCGGAGATCGAGGAAGGCCGCAACGACCCCGGCGGGAACCTGATCGCCGCGCCGGTCGTCCGACGGACCGTCCACCGATGAGTGAAAGCAGCTCGACCGATGCCGCCGCCGAGCAACCGGCCTTGCCACCCGCGCCCATGGAGGCGGAGCATCACGGTCCCGATCCATCGCCGGACGAACCCGGTTTCGCGGAGGGGGTGCTGGATCAGGAACAGGGCGCGAATGCGGCTGCACAGGATTCAGAGCAGGATCGCGGTTCACGCGGCCGTCGGCGGCGACGCCGCGGTCGAAGAGGGCGACGGCCGGACGGCGGGGGCGAATCGGGTGGGGCAGCGGGGGATTCTTCAACCGAACCGGGCCCTCCCAACGCGTGA